The genome window AAGGTAATTCTTGTAGCCGTTGTGGTGAAATAATTGTTAAAATCAGAGCAGTTGGGCGCGGAACACATCTTTGTCCCGGTTGCCAGCAGCTGAAACCAGTTAGAAGAAGAAAGAGAGTCCGATGAAGCTGATTGTCACTCTAATACTGTTCGCTCCGATACTTCTGTTCGGCCAATCGGCCATTCCCAAAGCGGTCAACGAGACTGTTAATGTCACTTCTCGCGCCAAGAAAGGTGACCTGCAGCGATATGAGGTATGGGTGGAATCCCGTGCCCTCAGTGAAAACTCGACGCCTCTCACCTATAAGCGCGACCTGCTCGCGTTTTCGCAATACTGCGCCAGTAACACGCCGGAGAAGGGACTCGATTATAAAATCACAATCGACTCGTTCGCAGTCGGGCAAAACGGTCCCGCTGAAAAACCTGATCTTCGCCTTCAGACCGTACGCCAGCTCGATGGATTCTCGATTCCTTCTATGCTTACGCGCGCCATCCCCAAAAAGGGAGAATGCTACGATCAGGGAATAGTCATCCCCGACTCGCTGATTTATGTCGAAATCTTCGACTTTGCCGAAGCCTACAAGTATGCCCGTCTGATCGAGCAGCTTCGTTATTCCGCCGCTTCGCAACTCACCAAAATTGGCGATTCCGCCAAGGTGACAATTCCGTACCCGTTATGCATGAAAATAGAGAGCGTCGTCAGGGACTATAAATTAAACCTCGCTCCGATGGTGCTTGAGTTAACCGGCCTGACTAACGTTCAGAATCGCCCTTGCGCGATTGTCTATCTCCACCCTTCGACTTCGCCTTTGAGTATCGAACATTGGGCTGGTCCCACAGCTTCATACTATTGGGAAGGTTCGCTAACTATCACCGCCAGCTTCCTGATAGCCTTGGACGATGGCGATATCCTCGCGGCAAAGGTTAGCGAGAGAGGCGATGCCCAAGTATCCGGACCGAATGGCAAAGTGTCACCGAGCCATCGCGTGAGAAACTTCGAATTTCGTCAAATCAACTAATCTCCAAGTTTGACTCCTGCAAGCAAGATCAACAGCCCGACGGCAGAGAATCCCTCTGCCGTCGGGCTGTGATTTTTCCGAACATTTCAGAAAAACATTCGTAATAAGTTCACGTGGTAGTGTGTCTGCTCAGTTTGGCAGGCTTTTTGTGCTTTGACAAACTGAGAGCAAACCAGTAAACTTAATTGAGCTTTTTTCAGTTAGTGGTTACGTGATTCTTAATTACAATTTTCTTCTCGGCAAATTAACAATTCGTCTTATAACCCCCACAACGCGTCCATTGGAGGAATAACTATGCGTCGCACCATGATCCTCCTCACTTTGTTGGCCTTTGCCGGCTCCATGCTGATTGGAATCAATTCAGCTGAAGCCCGTTATTGGCATAACAAGTCGGGAAAGAGCAATGCCAAAAAGGCGGAAGCGCCTGAGGCCAAGAAGCCGAAACTGAAACCATTCGGCGAAGTCGCCAAGGGTCTAACCAAGGTACCGGGCCTTTTCGATTTCTATGTTGATAAGGACGAAAACAAAGTCCTGATGGCCGTCAAGAAAGACCAGTTTGAAAAGATCTTTCTGTGCAACATGACCCGTTCTGCCGGTGACGGCAGCTTCTTTGATGCCGGCGCTCAAACCGGGTCGTTCCCGTTTGAACTCCAGCGTGTCGGCGAACAGCTGCAACTGCTGATGGTCAATCTCCGCGTCCGTGCTGACTCGACGTCTGCTATGTCGCGTGCAATGGACCGTTCGATGACCAAGTCGCTGTTCGGTTCCACCAAGATTCTCTCGAATCCTGACACAGCCGGCACAGTGTTGATCGATCCGACCGAAATGTTCGTTCAGGATATTGGCAATATCAGCTACTTCCTCGGACAGCAAGGAAAGACCGGGTTCCGCTTCGATAAGACCAATAGCTATTTCGGCGCCATTAAGTCTTTCCCGCAAAATTCTGAGATCGACGTCCACCTGCACTATGGCACGAATCAGCCTAACGATGCCGAAACCCTGCCGTCACCTTACAGCATGATTCTCGGTTACCATTATTCTCTCTCGACATTGCCGGAATCCGACTATCGTCCGCGCATCGCAGACGAACGCGCCGGCTATTTCTTGACAATGCATCAAGACTACACCTCGCTGGACAGCGACCAGCCTTACGTCCGCTATATCAACAGATGGCACCTCAAGAAGAAAGACCCGGGTGCCGCAGTTTCCGAACCGGTCGAACCGATCGTGTTCTGGATCGAAAATACCACTCCAGTTGAATACCGCCCCGCTGTAAAGGCCGGTATTGAATTCTGGCAGGGCGCATTTGAAGCCGCTGGCTTTAGAAATGCCATCATCGCGAAAGAAATGCCCGACACCGCTGATTGGGATCCGGCTGATGTGCGTTTCAGCACAGTCCGTTGGTTCGTTTCACCGGGCGCCGGTTATGCCGTCGGCCCGTCGCGCGCCAATCCGTTCACCGGCCAGATTTACGATGCTGATGTCCGCATCAGCGCCGACTTCGTTCGTGGCATGTTCACCTACGCAGAGCGCTTCCTGGAACCGCTTGCCTACGGTAAATCCGAATTCGAAGAACAGCTTCGCAACCCCGGCGACGACCAGTACATGCACGCCCACTTTGGCGAAATGTGCGACTACGGTCCGAAATCAGCAGAGCTTGCCGCTGAAGGCATGGCTACTCTGATGCTGCGTTCCACCCTCGGCGACAAGTCCGAACTGACGCAGAAATACGTCAACGAATACATCACTGAGCTGGTCGCTCACGAAGTTGGCCATTGCCTCGGCTTACGCCACAACTTCCGTGCATCTGCTGCCTTCTCTCGCGCACAGCAGACCGATAAGGCTTTCGTAGCCCAAAACGGCGTCGTTACTACAGTCATGGAATATGCGCCACCGAATCTTGTACCAGACGGCGTACCGCAGCCCGATTTCTATACCACCAGACCCGGTACCTACGATAAGTGGATCATCGAGTATGGTTACAAGGAAATCAATGCGACTTCGATTGAAGAAGAGTACAACGAATTGAAGAAGCTTGCATCGAAGGCCGGTGATCCGCTCTATGCGTTCGCCACCGACGAAGACTGCTTCGGCAATTCCTCTCGCGCCATCGATCCCTATGCCACACAATTCGACCTGGGATCAGACCCGCTTGAGTATTGGAAAATGCGCATTAATCTCGGCAAGGAAATCTGGAGCAAGGTCGAGAGCGAATTCGAGAAGCCCGGTTACAGCTATCAGAGACTTCGCAATGTTTTCGGTTACGGCTGGAGCGGGTTTGCCGGTGGCGGTGCACAAATGGCTCGCTTCATCGGTGGTATCGAAAACAGCCGCGCCCGAATCGGCGATCCGGGTGGCAAACTGCCCTTCACCCCGATTCCTGCCGCAAAGCAGCGCGAGGCGTTGAAGTTTATTGCTGACAACATCTGGTCAACTGATGCATTCAACTTCAATCCGAAATTGCTGGCGAAACTCCAGCCGGAACGCTTCCCTGATTTCAATTGGTCTGTCTACGAAATGCAGCGCATCGAATATCCGTTGCATAACCAAGTCCGTAACGTCCAGATCACTCCGCTCACCTACATCTATAGCCCGACCACATTGGCCCGCGTCAATGACATCGAGAAGCTGTACAACTCCGGTGAGGACGTTTATTCCATGACGGATATCTTCCAGGATGTTCGGCGCGCCATTTGGGCGGAAGTCATCAACGGCAAGAACGTCAATGGCTATCGCCGTAATCTCCAGCGCCGTCACTTGGAGATTCTTGTCAACATGGTGACCGACAAAACCTCGCCTTATCCGGCGGATGCGCGCACACTGGCTCGCGTCGATCTGCGCACTCTGAAGGGCGCAATCGGCACCGCTTTGGGCGGGACTACTGACACCATTACTCGTGGACATTTGGAAGAATCACTGGCGACAGTCAATGCCGCTCTTGAAGCCAACATCGAATTGAAGATGTAGTCCGACGATTTGATTGGTTCGTTCACAACTGAACGACCGTGTAAAGCAATCGCCGCCCGGTTCGTAAACCAGGCGGCGATTCCATTTAGAGTGCTCCCACTTTGACGTAATTTCTTTGTGCTTCCTTCAACTCAAAATGAGGAAGCCCGGCGGTCGTTCCATCGACGCCGGGCTTTCTTTTGAAGTGAACCCGATCTGAAAGAAGCAAGAACGGTTCTACAGAAAGGCAACTTAATTTACAAGAATCCGCCCGGCCGAGCATGTCCGGGCGGATTCCATTCCCCACAACCCATCACTCCTGAAGATTGGTACCACGCACCAATGTGAGATTGGAGCAGCCGCTACTTCACTGCGACTGACTTAACACATAGCAATCATTATGCCGTTTTGAAACAAACGCTAACAAATCCTGATCAGGCTTCTGATTGGTCCCCTATTTGACTTATTGACAACGACTTACGAAATAGAAGATATTCGTCTCAGCCCAATCGCAACGCCAATTCAGAAACAAAAAAACCGGCCGATGCGCGAGTTGTCGCGCACCGACCGGCACTTTAACAGGAATCACTACGCTAAGCCACTATGAGTCATGGCGTTAGCGTTCGTAGCGAAATTTCGCGCAGTCGCGTTGAGTCTCACGCTGCGCTAATACGATACTTCTTCATCTTCGACCGCAAAGTCGCCTCTGGCAGTCCCAGTCGGGCGGCTGCACGACGAATGGTGCCGTCGCATGCATTGAGCGCCGAGTGGATAATCGAACGCTCATAAGCCTCAACAGCCTCATTCAACGGCACCGTACCTTCATTCACCTGTGCCGTAATATCCTGCGCCGGCGGAGTCAGACGCGAAATCATCCGCAGGCAGGTTGCCCTCGGGTCGCGCCTTTCCATCACACTGCACAGGTATACTTCACTCTTAAGCTCGCGGACATTGCCCGTCCAGTCGCGGTTAAGCAACTTGGTATTGAGCAGCTCCCGCGTTTGACGGTCAACTCCACGCAAAGAGACTCCTTCGAGCCGCATGAAGTGTTCGAACAATGCCAGGATATCATCTCTGCGCTCGGCAAGACGCGGTACCTTTACGGTCATGATAGCCAAACGGTAGAACAGATCTTTCCTGAAAGAATTATTCTTTGCAGCTTCTTCCAGGTCGACATTCGTTGCTGAGATGATCCGAAAATCAGCCTTGCGTGGAACCAGACCGCCGACACGGCAAACTACCTTCTGCTCCAATGCCGTCAGAAGTTTGACCTGTATCGCTAACGGCAATTCTCCGACTTCATTCAGGAAGAGCGTTCCGCCTGAAGCAGCTTCAAGATAGCCGATCTTGGTATCATCGGCACTTGTGAACGCGCCGCGTTCGTGTCCGAATAGCTCCGATTCAGCCAGTCCGTGCGGAATTGTGCTGCAATTGACTTCGATAAACTTGCCATTGCAGCGCGAGGAATGCTGATGAATGTGCTTCGCGATCATGTCCTTGCCGACGCCGGTTTCACCCAACAAAAGGACGGGGATCTCCGAATCAGCAATCGCGTTGACCTGATCCATTACCTCTGTGAACGACGAGGAACTGCCAATCAGCATCAACCTCGAGGCAAGTTCACTTTCACTGTCAGCAGGTACAGCCGATGATTCGTTCGGGACTCTCAACGAGCGCAGAATGCGTTCAGCTTCGGTCCGGTGCTCGCGAACGTGCGAAGTCTTAGTTGCAACCGATGACCACGATTGATAAGCTCTCGCCAACTCATAGCGAGCGCCGACATCGTCAAGAATTCGCGTTACGGCGCTGAATTCGGAGTCAGTGAGTCGAGTGTCACCATTATGAGCGGCAACCATTGCCAGAATACGTCGACAAGCGGCAACTTCCACACGCTCACCGAGTCTCTCAGCAATCGCCAGAGCTTCGCCGGCAAATTGACCTGCTTCGGCATTGTTGCCGAGACCAAGATTCGCTTCCGCCAGCACTCTGCTGATCTGCGATTGGTCTGAATCTAATCCAGATGCAGAATTCGCAAGAGCCAATCCTTCGGTAGCGAACTCGATCGACCGCGCAAACTCGCCCTGCAGAAGTGCAAGTTGGGCACGATAGTGCAATAACGAGATCCGATTCGCAACTTGATCAACTCCGATCATCTCTTCTGCTGCGTTCAATTCGGCGGCAGCTTCCGAGAAATTGTGCAAATGCATCTGCGCAAACGCCTGTGAAAGCAATGTGCGGCTGACGTTGACACTATCACCTTGCGCGAGATTTAGTTCAAGCGACTCGGCAAGATACTCAAGCGCGCGGTGAAACTCGCCGCTGAGATTCAAAATGGTGCCGAGGTTACCGGTGATCATGGCTTTCCACTTGGAGTCATTGATCGCCCGCGCATAGTCCATCGCTTCAAGAAGATGATCAATCGACTTGGCGTATTGACCCTTGATGAAGTGGATTCGCGAAAGCCGGTTCAATGACCGGATTACGCCGATGGTGTTATCGACGCGACGATAAGTGGCGATGAGATCGCGATACGCGCGCTCTGCCTCATTGACCCGGCCCAATTCAACCATACAGCGGCACGCCGTCGATTGCAGTTCGGCAATGAGGAGATTCTCATCTGTACCCTTAATTTTGGCGAGCGCATTCTGAACTACAGCCAGCGCTTCTTCATGTCGAGATAGTTGGAAAAGTGCAGTCCCTCTCATGGACAGGAGACGCACAAT of bacterium contains these proteins:
- a CDS encoding zinc-dependent metalloprotease, producing MRRTMILLTLLAFAGSMLIGINSAEARYWHNKSGKSNAKKAEAPEAKKPKLKPFGEVAKGLTKVPGLFDFYVDKDENKVLMAVKKDQFEKIFLCNMTRSAGDGSFFDAGAQTGSFPFELQRVGEQLQLLMVNLRVRADSTSAMSRAMDRSMTKSLFGSTKILSNPDTAGTVLIDPTEMFVQDIGNISYFLGQQGKTGFRFDKTNSYFGAIKSFPQNSEIDVHLHYGTNQPNDAETLPSPYSMILGYHYSLSTLPESDYRPRIADERAGYFLTMHQDYTSLDSDQPYVRYINRWHLKKKDPGAAVSEPVEPIVFWIENTTPVEYRPAVKAGIEFWQGAFEAAGFRNAIIAKEMPDTADWDPADVRFSTVRWFVSPGAGYAVGPSRANPFTGQIYDADVRISADFVRGMFTYAERFLEPLAYGKSEFEEQLRNPGDDQYMHAHFGEMCDYGPKSAELAAEGMATLMLRSTLGDKSELTQKYVNEYITELVAHEVGHCLGLRHNFRASAAFSRAQQTDKAFVAQNGVVTTVMEYAPPNLVPDGVPQPDFYTTRPGTYDKWIIEYGYKEINATSIEEEYNELKKLASKAGDPLYAFATDEDCFGNSSRAIDPYATQFDLGSDPLEYWKMRINLGKEIWSKVESEFEKPGYSYQRLRNVFGYGWSGFAGGGAQMARFIGGIENSRARIGDPGGKLPFTPIPAAKQREALKFIADNIWSTDAFNFNPKLLAKLQPERFPDFNWSVYEMQRIEYPLHNQVRNVQITPLTYIYSPTTLARVNDIEKLYNSGEDVYSMTDIFQDVRRAIWAEVINGKNVNGYRRNLQRRHLEILVNMVTDKTSPYPADARTLARVDLRTLKGAIGTALGGTTDTITRGHLEESLATVNAALEANIELKM
- a CDS encoding sigma 54-interacting transcriptional regulator, with product MSQAFANIEIAMLIELRQLLDEKRYSDVIAKTAVVAADGNFSSGNADIVRLLSMRGTALFQLSRHEEALAVVQNALAKIKGTDENLLIAELQSTACRCMVELGRVNEAERAYRDLIATYRRVDNTIGVIRSLNRLSRIHFIKGQYAKSIDHLLEAMDYARAINDSKWKAMITGNLGTILNLSGEFHRALEYLAESLELNLAQGDSVNVSRTLLSQAFAQMHLHNFSEAAAELNAAEEMIGVDQVANRISLLHYRAQLALLQGEFARSIEFATEGLALANSASGLDSDQSQISRVLAEANLGLGNNAEAGQFAGEALAIAERLGERVEVAACRRILAMVAAHNGDTRLTDSEFSAVTRILDDVGARYELARAYQSWSSVATKTSHVREHRTEAERILRSLRVPNESSAVPADSESELASRLMLIGSSSSFTEVMDQVNAIADSEIPVLLLGETGVGKDMIAKHIHQHSSRCNGKFIEVNCSTIPHGLAESELFGHERGAFTSADDTKIGYLEAASGGTLFLNEVGELPLAIQVKLLTALEQKVVCRVGGLVPRKADFRIISATNVDLEEAAKNNSFRKDLFYRLAIMTVKVPRLAERRDDILALFEHFMRLEGVSLRGVDRQTRELLNTKLLNRDWTGNVRELKSEVYLCSVMERRDPRATCLRMISRLTPPAQDITAQVNEGTVPLNEAVEAYERSIIHSALNACDGTIRRAAARLGLPEATLRSKMKKYRISAA